The Desulfuromonas acetexigens genome has a segment encoding these proteins:
- a CDS encoding DNRLRE domain-containing protein: MRHLMTVLAVALFTTLSFSTAQALTLTAAKDSYIESGLPSTNFGTAPVDLIKRQDNTVWTRISYFGFDLSSLSHTAIADATFSLNFIDSARGITSDTINYSFELFGLTNESLDGWGENSITWDNSPSRVYTNADGLASLGTFSLTGKGLGAFDFTSQAFVDFLNSDTNDIATLVLARTTNQIGDNNYIHAVASRENTAVAGPRLAVTPIPEPSTLLLLGAGLVGIGLIGRRKRN; the protein is encoded by the coding sequence ATGAGACATTTAATGACCGTTCTTGCCGTCGCCCTCTTCACGACCCTCAGCTTTTCCACGGCTCAGGCCCTGACCCTGACCGCCGCGAAAGACTCTTATATTGAAAGCGGCCTGCCATCAACGAACTTCGGTACCGCCCCCGTGGATCTCATCAAACGGCAGGACAATACCGTCTGGACCCGCATCAGCTATTTCGGTTTTGATCTGAGCAGTCTCTCCCATACGGCGATTGCCGATGCCACGTTTTCCCTTAATTTCATCGACAGCGCTCGGGGGATAACCAGCGACACGATCAACTATTCGTTCGAACTTTTCGGCCTGACCAATGAGAGCCTCGACGGATGGGGAGAGAACAGCATCACCTGGGACAACTCCCCCAGCCGGGTTTATACGAACGCCGACGGCCTTGCCTCACTCGGCACCTTCAGTCTCACCGGCAAGGGGTTAGGCGCTTTCGACTTTACCAGCCAGGCATTTGTCGACTTCCTGAACAGCGATACCAACGACATCGCCACCCTCGTCCTGGCGCGAACCACCAACCAGATCGGCGACAACAATTACATTCACGCCGTGGCCTCCCGGGAAAATACCGCCGTTGCCGGCCCCAGGTTGGCGGTAACGCCGATTCCCGAGCCCTCGACCCTGCTCCTTCTCGGCGCGGGGCTGGTCGGAATCGGGCTGATCGGCCGGCGCAAGAGAAACTGA
- a CDS encoding superoxide dismutase — protein sequence MKRRIFLLALALFCAMAVMTGAALAQPFTLPALPYASDALEPYVDKLTMEIHHGLHHQGYVNNLNAQVKTFPELEGMALEGMMAKISSFNPAVRNNGGGHYNHDFFWKVMAPAGTGGAPSAELSAAINQAFGSLDELKKQFNQAGATRFGSGWAWLIVTPEKKLAVTSTANQDNPLMDIAEVKGTPILAIDVWEHAYYLSYQNRRAAYLNQWWQVVNWNEVNRRFAEALR from the coding sequence ATGAAAAGACGCATTTTCCTCCTCGCCCTGGCCCTTTTTTGTGCCATGGCCGTGATGACCGGCGCCGCCCTGGCGCAGCCCTTTACGCTGCCCGCGCTGCCCTACGCCAGCGATGCCCTGGAGCCCTATGTCGATAAACTGACCATGGAGATCCACCACGGTCTGCATCATCAGGGCTACGTCAACAATCTCAACGCCCAGGTCAAGACCTTTCCCGAACTGGAAGGGATGGCCCTCGAAGGCATGATGGCGAAAATCTCCAGCTTCAACCCAGCGGTACGCAACAACGGCGGCGGCCATTACAATCACGATTTCTTCTGGAAGGTCATGGCGCCGGCAGGAACCGGCGGGGCGCCCTCGGCGGAACTGAGTGCGGCGATCAACCAGGCCTTCGGTTCCCTCGATGAGCTGAAAAAACAGTTCAACCAGGCCGGCGCGACCCGTTTCGGCTCGGGCTGGGCATGGTTGATCGTCACTCCTGAAAAGAAACTCGCCGTCACCTCCACCGCCAACCAGGACAACCCCCTCATGGATATCGCCGAGGTCAAGGGTACCCCGATCCTCGCCATCGACGTCTGGGAGCATGCCTACTATCTCAGCTACCAGAACCGCCGGGCGGCCTATCTCAACCAGTGGTGGCAGGTGGTGAACTGGAACGAAGTCAACCGCCGCTTCGCCGAGGCGCTACGCTAG
- the rlmD gene encoding 23S rRNA (uracil(1939)-C(5))-methyltransferase RlmD — translation MAKPPVKPPKDQKSKRRVPEPPIELDINRLDDEGLGIGYYQTKEVLIAGALPGEKVTFAIEHEGQRRIIGQLRKVLRKSVERGVPSCKRAQDCQGCSLIAMNYPAQLRFKEAKVRRHLSNRTLLAEVPVLPILEAEQRLGYRTNAKLVMAKERGEVKIGLYRRGSHAVVDIADCPLHHPLINRIVAVVKEEIARQDVYLYNPRSKRGLLRYLTIKVAPAANRAMVTFVCSERNFRDLTHLGKWLMKKVPEVVSVQQNINSAEGNVIFGRETLKMLGVPDLIDQVGEIRLRIAPTSFFQVHNEQAARIYAQVRQWAGLKPGEIAVDLYCGIGGIALNLARDAARVIGIEVSEEAVRNARENARMNERNNCAFIAGDAAELIHDLAGELPPGSVAVLNPPRGGCAEEVLTELAGLEPRTIIYVSCNPETLARDLEILHRLGYGTEAVQPVDMFPQTPHVESIARLAPLPRTI, via the coding sequence ATGGCCAAACCACCGGTAAAACCACCGAAAGATCAGAAATCGAAACGCCGCGTTCCGGAGCCTCCCATCGAGTTGGATATCAACCGCCTCGACGACGAGGGGCTCGGGATCGGCTATTACCAGACCAAGGAAGTGCTCATCGCCGGCGCCCTGCCCGGCGAAAAGGTGACCTTCGCCATCGAGCATGAAGGGCAGCGGCGCATCATCGGCCAGTTGCGCAAAGTGCTCCGCAAGAGCGTCGAGCGAGGCGTGCCGAGTTGTAAACGCGCCCAGGACTGCCAGGGCTGTTCGCTCATCGCCATGAACTACCCGGCCCAGTTGCGCTTCAAGGAAGCCAAGGTCCGTCGCCACCTGAGCAACCGGACGCTGCTTGCCGAAGTGCCGGTACTCCCCATCCTGGAAGCCGAGCAGCGCCTCGGCTACCGCACCAACGCCAAACTGGTGATGGCCAAGGAACGGGGGGAAGTCAAGATCGGCCTCTATCGCCGGGGCAGCCACGCGGTGGTGGATATCGCCGACTGCCCTCTGCATCATCCCCTGATCAACCGCATCGTCGCCGTGGTCAAGGAAGAGATCGCCCGGCAGGATGTCTATCTATATAACCCGCGCAGTAAACGGGGTCTGTTGCGCTACCTGACGATCAAGGTCGCTCCGGCGGCGAACCGGGCGATGGTCACCTTCGTCTGCTCCGAGCGCAATTTCCGGGATCTCACCCATCTCGGCAAGTGGCTGATGAAAAAGGTGCCGGAGGTCGTCTCGGTGCAGCAGAACATCAACAGCGCCGAGGGGAATGTGATTTTCGGGCGGGAAACGCTGAAAATGCTGGGAGTGCCCGATCTCATCGATCAGGTGGGGGAGATCCGCCTGCGCATTGCGCCGACTTCTTTCTTTCAGGTGCACAACGAGCAGGCGGCACGCATCTATGCCCAGGTGCGCCAGTGGGCCGGACTGAAACCGGGAGAGATCGCCGTCGATCTTTACTGCGGCATCGGCGGTATCGCCCTCAATCTGGCCCGGGACGCCGCCCGGGTGATCGGCATCGAAGTCAGCGAAGAGGCGGTACGCAATGCCCGAGAAAATGCCCGCATGAACGAGCGCAACAACTGCGCCTTCATCGCCGGCGACGCCGCCGAACTGATCCACGACCTGGCCGGGGAGCTGCCGCCGGGGAGCGTCGCCGTGCTCAATCCCCCCCGGGGCGGCTGCGCCGAGGAGGTTTTGACCGAACTGGCGGGCCTGGAGCCGCGCACGATCATCTACGTCTCCTGCAATCCCGAGACCCTGGCCCGGGACTTGGAGATCCTGCACCGCCTCGGCTACGGAACCGAAGCGGTCCAGCCGGTCGACATGTTCCCCCAGACCCCACACGTGGAATCGATCGCCCGGTTGGCGCCGCTACCAAGAACAATCTGA
- a CDS encoding tetratricopeptide repeat protein, producing MKKMFLAGCLALLLCACGDRAKDLYDTAQLEERQYNAEHARQLYGEILQKYPDSPYAAQARERLAELEKP from the coding sequence ATGAAAAAAATGTTTTTGGCCGGGTGCCTGGCGCTTCTGCTCTGCGCCTGTGGCGACCGGGCGAAAGATCTTTACGACACCGCCCAACTCGAAGAGCGGCAGTATAACGCTGAGCACGCCCGGCAGCTTTACGGGGAAATCCTGCAAAAATATCCCGATTCCCCCTACGCCGCCCAGGCCCGGGAGCGTCTGGCGGAACTGGAAAAACCCTAA
- the yedF gene encoding sulfurtransferase-like selenium metabolism protein YedF, with translation MKTLDCRLQKCPGPVVETRKQLLADPDEPLTVLVGDDTARQNVSRLALNLRCQVQATANEDGFALEITPGALPSAEAVVPAQGKTVVYVAADVMGAGDNDLGHILMKNFIFTLAELETPPDAILFVNGGVRLTTEGSDVIEPLEKLACNGADIASCGLCLEFFGLKDKLKVGRPTNMLDTVEQLTRAGRVVRP, from the coding sequence ATGAAAACCCTTGATTGCCGCTTGCAGAAATGCCCCGGCCCGGTGGTCGAGACCCGCAAACAGTTGCTGGCCGATCCGGATGAACCCCTGACCGTGCTGGTCGGCGACGACACCGCCCGGCAGAATGTCTCCCGCCTCGCCCTGAACCTCCGTTGTCAGGTCCAGGCCACTGCCAACGAAGACGGCTTCGCCCTGGAGATTACCCCCGGCGCCCTGCCTAGCGCAGAGGCCGTCGTCCCGGCCCAGGGAAAAACCGTCGTTTATGTGGCCGCCGACGTCATGGGTGCGGGGGATAACGACCTTGGACATATTCTGATGAAAAACTTCATTTTCACCCTGGCCGAACTGGAGACACCTCCCGACGCCATCCTCTTCGTCAATGGTGGGGTCAGACTGACCACCGAAGGCTCCGACGTCATCGAACCGCTGGAAAAACTCGCCTGCAACGGTGCCGACATCGCCTCCTGCGGCCTCTGCCTGGAATTTTTCGGGCTTAAAGACAAACTCAAAGTCGGCCGCCCCACCAATATGCTCGACACCGTCGAGCAGCTGACCCGCGCCGGGCGCGTCGTCCGCCCCTGA
- the selB gene encoding selenocysteine-specific translation elongation factor — protein sequence MSQQRHIIIGTAGHVDHGKTALIRALTGQETDRLKEEQERGISIDLGFAAFRLPGGQVAGVVDVPGHERFIHNMLAGIGGIDLVLLVVDVNEGVMPQTREHLQILQLLDVRQGILVLTKCDLAEPDWIDIVEEEIREEVAATFLKNAPCLRVSSLTGEGMPELTTAIAEAVKHLPPKDADGPLRLPVDRHFSVAGFGTVVTGTLLSGTVRPGDAVEVIPPGLTVRVREIQVHGNKLSEARAGQRVALNLAGLDRDRLQRGAVVGAPGIFEQTERLDARLTLLPSAPRPLKFRDPVHFYLGTARVIGIVALLDRDQLEPGESALVQIHLDRPLVAHRQDRFIIRSYSPMTTIGGGLVIDPAPIKHKRFRDEVMAALKALESGEMAFLLQKLSEQTCARVKDLELASGLGRERIEQHLASLGEDGRAARLGDQWLTTETSRAWRRRLTEATRQYHEQHPLQPGIPHATLKGALPTKLAPKGYEQLLAEALAAGELVQQQEWLRLPDFAPTPTAAQQKVIDLLEATYRAEGVQAKNRNAMLEQLRLDPDTAEDCFTLLFADGRLIKLNEESFLHRDCYNQALTQLIGHFAAHETLTMAEFRDLLGSARKQTQALLEYFDRQKYTLRKEDLRVAWQLPKVPER from the coding sequence ATGTCCCAACAGCGCCATATCATCATCGGCACCGCCGGTCACGTCGACCACGGCAAGACCGCCCTGATCCGCGCCCTCACCGGCCAGGAAACGGACCGCCTCAAAGAAGAACAGGAACGGGGCATCTCCATCGACCTGGGCTTCGCCGCCTTTCGCTTGCCCGGCGGCCAGGTGGCCGGGGTGGTCGACGTCCCCGGTCATGAGCGTTTCATCCACAACATGCTCGCCGGTATCGGCGGCATCGATCTGGTGCTGCTGGTGGTGGACGTCAACGAAGGGGTCATGCCCCAGACCCGTGAGCACTTGCAAATTCTGCAACTGCTCGACGTCCGCCAGGGGATTCTCGTTCTCACCAAATGCGACCTGGCCGAGCCGGACTGGATCGACATCGTCGAGGAGGAGATCCGCGAGGAGGTCGCCGCGACCTTTCTCAAAAACGCCCCCTGCCTGCGGGTTTCGTCTCTGACCGGCGAAGGCATGCCGGAACTGACGACGGCCATCGCCGAGGCGGTGAAACACCTGCCGCCCAAGGATGCCGACGGCCCCTTGCGTCTGCCGGTCGATCGCCACTTCAGCGTCGCCGGTTTCGGCACCGTCGTCACCGGCACCCTGCTCTCCGGCACGGTGCGGCCGGGGGACGCGGTGGAGGTCATTCCGCCCGGGCTGACCGTGCGCGTGCGGGAAATCCAGGTGCACGGCAACAAACTGAGCGAGGCCCGGGCTGGGCAGCGGGTCGCCCTCAACCTGGCCGGACTCGACCGCGACCGCCTGCAACGCGGGGCGGTAGTCGGCGCGCCGGGCATCTTCGAGCAGACCGAGCGCCTCGACGCCCGACTGACCCTGCTCCCCTCGGCCCCCCGCCCGCTCAAGTTCCGCGATCCCGTCCATTTCTATCTCGGCACCGCCCGGGTCATCGGCATCGTCGCCCTGCTCGACCGCGACCAACTGGAGCCGGGGGAGAGCGCCCTGGTGCAGATCCACCTCGACCGGCCGCTGGTCGCCCACCGCCAGGACCGCTTCATCATCCGCTCCTATTCACCGATGACGACCATCGGCGGCGGGCTGGTGATCGACCCGGCGCCGATCAAACATAAACGCTTCCGCGACGAGGTGATGGCCGCGCTCAAAGCGCTGGAATCGGGGGAGATGGCCTTTCTGCTGCAAAAGCTCAGCGAACAGACCTGCGCCCGGGTCAAGGATCTGGAACTCGCCTCGGGCCTGGGACGGGAGCGCATCGAGCAGCACCTGGCGAGCCTGGGTGAGGACGGCCGCGCCGCCCGCCTGGGGGATCAATGGCTGACGACGGAGACCTCGCGCGCCTGGCGGCGGCGCCTGACCGAGGCAACCCGCCAGTATCACGAGCAGCACCCCTTGCAGCCCGGCATCCCCCACGCCACCCTCAAGGGAGCGCTCCCCACCAAGCTCGCCCCCAAGGGCTACGAGCAACTGCTGGCCGAGGCCCTGGCCGCCGGCGAACTGGTCCAGCAGCAGGAATGGCTGCGCCTGCCGGACTTCGCGCCGACCCCGACGGCGGCCCAGCAAAAGGTCATCGACCTGCTTGAAGCGACCTACCGCGCCGAGGGAGTGCAGGCCAAGAACCGCAACGCCATGCTCGAACAGCTGCGCCTCGACCCGGACACGGCCGAGGACTGCTTCACCCTGCTCTTCGCCGACGGTCGGCTGATCAAGCTCAACGAAGAAAGTTTTCTCCACCGGGACTGCTATAATCAGGCCCTGACCCAATTGATCGGGCACTTCGCCGCACATGAGACCCTGACCATGGCCGAGTTCCGCGACCTGCTCGGCAGCGCTCGCAAACAGACCCAAGCGCTGCTCGAATATTTCGACCGGCAGAAATACACCCTGCGCAAGGAAGACCTGCGGGTGGCCTGGCAACTGCCGAAGGTTCCCGAAAGATGA
- the selD gene encoding selenide, water dikinase SelD, translating into MTDQPIKLTALSKTSGUAAKLAPGPLAQVLRQLPVFEDENLLSNAIPYADAGVYRLRLDCALVQSIDYFTPIVNDPATFGRIVGANALSDIYAMGARPLTVMNLIGFPRCLPQEMLVEILRGGAEKVREAGAVIVGGHTVEDDEPKYGMAVTGLVDPARLVSTLGALPGDALILTKPLGTGILATALKGEVLSEGDIADAIAGMQQLNKAAAEIMLDIGIHACTDVTGFGLLGHALELSEASRVQIEIEAAALQVYPHAVEMAAIGLVPEGSYNNRQHYLPQVVNGADLPPELLDILADPQTSGGLLIAVAPEKAAELQGRLRAAGLGDFRIGTAREGQAGSVKVT; encoded by the coding sequence ATGACCGATCAGCCGATCAAGCTCACCGCGCTCTCCAAAACCAGCGGCTGAGCCGCCAAGCTGGCCCCCGGGCCACTGGCGCAGGTGCTGCGCCAACTGCCGGTTTTCGAGGATGAAAATCTCCTTTCCAACGCGATCCCCTACGCCGACGCCGGGGTTTATCGCCTCAGGCTGGATTGCGCCCTGGTCCAGTCGATCGACTACTTCACGCCGATCGTCAACGATCCCGCCACCTTCGGCCGCATCGTCGGGGCCAACGCCCTGTCGGACATCTACGCCATGGGCGCCCGACCGTTGACGGTGATGAATCTCATCGGCTTCCCCCGCTGCCTGCCCCAGGAGATGCTGGTGGAAATCCTGCGCGGCGGCGCCGAGAAGGTGCGGGAAGCCGGGGCGGTGATCGTCGGCGGGCATACGGTGGAGGACGACGAACCCAAGTACGGCATGGCCGTCACCGGGCTGGTCGACCCGGCGCGACTGGTCTCGACCCTAGGCGCGCTCCCCGGCGACGCCCTGATTCTGACCAAGCCCCTCGGCACCGGCATTCTGGCCACCGCCCTCAAGGGGGAGGTGCTGAGCGAAGGGGATATCGCCGACGCCATCGCCGGCATGCAGCAGCTCAACAAGGCCGCCGCCGAAATCATGCTCGACATCGGCATCCATGCCTGCACCGACGTCACCGGTTTCGGCCTGCTCGGCCATGCCCTGGAACTGTCCGAAGCCAGCCGCGTCCAGATCGAGATCGAGGCGGCCGCCCTGCAGGTCTATCCCCACGCCGTGGAGATGGCCGCCATCGGCCTGGTCCCCGAGGGGAGCTACAACAACCGTCAGCATTACCTGCCCCAGGTCGTTAACGGCGCCGACCTCCCCCCGGAACTACTCGACATCCTCGCCGACCCCCAGACCTCTGGCGGCCTGCTCATCGCCGTTGCCCCGGAAAAGGCCGCCGAGTTGCAAGGGCGGCTGCGCGCCGCAGGCCTTGGCGACTTCCGCATCGGCACGGCCAGGGAGGGGCAAGCGGGCAGCGTGAAAGTGACCTGA